The region ttttgtctATAATTCATCGAGTCCTATCACGAAAACGCATCAGCCCAGCAAACTTACCTGCCTTCAACGGAGTGGCTTTAGTTGGTACAGcattaatagcccatttccaagttcatgtcggcctcctcttcaaagcaagtcgaagtgcgaaggttttcttatgataattagttttcattcatatgtaaagtagaactaattaccatcacaaaaagttcgcacttagactcgctttgaaggggaggcagacaggaactcggaaatggcttattacaccagcatcgcagaggtgcATGGGTCCGAATCCCGTGGAAGCCAGCTGAATTTTTTCAGACTTCCTTTCGCTTCTGCTAAAAGAAGCGTTCACCACCACTGTTGCATTAATCCCATTAAAATGTTTTCTCATCAAGTTTGTACGATTCTTGAAATGCGCGTACGTTTGATTATTCTGCTATTATGTCGAAAATCAGAGAATGAAAGAAAGCCAGCAAAATAAACCACAAATAACATAAAAATGAAAAGCGCGAAATTAACGGAGCATTTTTATTGGTATAGATGAAAAATTAGGGTTAGGGgaccccaaccccagtccctcggaacCTGCTCGCAGGCAGGAgcccagatgggctcctgtcgCAGGCTAAAGGGTCGTCAGAACATTGTGAGGCGGATCGACTCTGGGGCGAAACGACCTGTCTTCAGATCAATGGGGGTTTGGATTTCCTCTCAATTCTTAATATAGAGACTAACAAGAGTGAagtagataagagtgttgttatggcatgggtggcctccctagcacagtcacaaacgagtctatttttagaatacccgttcccgcaaAAATCAGTTGTCTTGTtcctgaaaaaacatggcaaaagtagtcacgcgtgacatggcttcttctgattggttaaaattgtcGGGCCCTTGTTTGTTTCGTGCACAAAGTGTatcaaaaaataaatccatttgtgactgtgccggggcaagaccgcaaagtgatagatcaacacttctatctaattcactcttctAGACAATTTGCAGTCACCCGCACGAAGGCTTGTAAACATATATCCTGTTGTAGGCTCGGTCAGTTGGGACGAGTGAAAAAATTGAGGTGAGAAAAAACTGGGGACACATCAGTCCTGCCCTCTCTCTAGTTTTCCTGGTCTATTTTCTCCGTGCTAAAAGATCTCACCCTCCGGCTTCCTCAACTCTCTGAGACACTATACTGAGAACAGGTTTGGTATGATGTTTAGTCTGTACAAGTGTTATCGCCGAACCAGGTAAGAACCGGCTCAACAGCGTATAAAAACCCAAGGATGCTCGTGCCtgaggacaaaacaaaaatgcTTTCGAGGAGTTTGTTCATTTGGCCCTTGGGAATCTTGGGAAATTATATGAAACGAAGAAGCGTGCGTTAGAGGAAGAGACGCGCGTTCAACGAACGCGTGTAGGCTGTTCTTATTACTGGATAGCTTTGTCGAGGGCCGGTTAACAAATTAAACCAGGTATAACagttattccagggataaatttACTGCTCTAACAGAACAGAATTTATTCCGGGGTTAAAAGTATTCTGGAATAAAGCACATTTATCCCTAGAATAGAGGTATTACGAGACcttttcaggaaccggccctaGGTGGATAAGTCATTATCCGACAGTTCCAATTTGTGCAAGGATTTCAGTACTTGTCAacctgtatctcaagaacggataGCATTTGAGTCGCccaacttcacagtcagtttgctttttgttacgttgaaaacatgttaaaagatcggccttCCAAAATAAGTGGTTAGCaatttcgggcccgaaacgttttcgggactttcgagaaacgggcctctcGGCCCACAAAAAATTATGTCGTGGAATGCCTTCGTTCGGATGGAAGATCGCGCGTGACGGATACTTTTGTTTATTGAAACAACTCATCGCACGGAAAAAAGCAAGTCCCCGCTGTGCTTTTATACCTAGCGACTTCCGCAGAGATTTCTGCCTCTGTGGGCAGTCGCTTTTCTCGCTTTGTGTGTAAAATGAAACTTTAAATATAAGACAAGGGCTAATCCTTCTTCGGTAACTATTTCCGATTACTAAGCTTTAATTAAACTTGTCTTCAAAGTGTCTGCCGAGAATAAAGGAAATCTGATCAAAagtaaaatttgaattttttatgaGAAGGTATCTGTTCAATACAAACATcctttttgttattcaaatgtcccAAATATCAGAACAGAAAGAACCTTGTGTTTCGGTAGTCAGTAAGTTTGTCCAGGAGCCGCTCATACTGAACTCATGGATAATTGGCAAACGGTAGAACAAAGCGAGTGATAAAAATGAATTACTCCAGTCTCCGTCGTTTGTAACAATGTGAAAGCAGGCTGATCCCGAAGACAGAACCCTACAGAATTGAGCAAACAAGTGTTTACAATGGAAGTAAACATATTTGATGAAAACTGCCCAATGTTCCagtttgaaaaacaaactttcGTCATGCGATAAACACTCATCCTCATTGACTGCGCAATTAATTTGTGAATTTAACTTGCAATTTAGGTGCGATTCGCCTGGAGATAAattaagaataaagccaggatccgagccaggattcgagccaggatccgagctaggattcgagacctaaccgagagcTAACCTAACCTAGCcaagacctaccctaaccctaactagactaAAACCAAcgcaaatagacctaacctaaccgagagattccagaataaatagcggagaaagctcatcttagctcgaatcctggctggaatcctggctggaaacctggctcggatcctagctcgaatcctggctcgaagtttaggtctcCTCATTCGCCTGTTCGTTATTACTTTTACTCAAAAACTTAATTAGCTGTGCGACTTCACCCGATTGTTCCCGAACTTCCCGAACATCCTTCgtaaagacaagaaaaaaaagggcCAATCAAAAACTCTGAGGAAACATGAAGGAATTAGGGATTTCTGTTCTGACGAAATACAAGTGGTCATTGAGTACAGTTCAAGTATTTGATAATCGGAAATCTAAGataaagtctgcttgttaactTCTCTTGTGTGGATATCACCTCTCAGCAAGGCATGTCATCCTACTTTCCTGTATCCAGTGCAATATATTATTTTCAAGATCAAGTATGTTTGTGTAACTAAAAATGATCCATAAGAAAGTAAATAAAACTCGAGTCACGGATCAAAGCATTAATTAAAGTAGTGCTGAAGTATCGGTACACAGAAAAACATATTGGGGAAACACGAATTGCTTCCCGAGCTAATCTTAGACCGATATCTCTTCCCGAGAGGGTCATTCAAGTCCACCTTGTAAAGTTGATCTTGCAAATATTTAAAGCGTTAAACATGATGTGACATTTTCTATTGTGAagagaaattatttttctttgaagatGCGTCAACGCTCCAGATGTATATATTGAAAACGTCGAGTTTTAATTAAACCCCATGCGTTAAAAGATATCTATCGCCAGAAGACAATAAACGGGGAAGATTTCACGCAGCCAAGAAGAAATTGCGCAATTAAGACATCCTTGAAAGGGGTTGGCGGGTGTTTCTTTGTAAGAATTCAATTCAAACAAACCATTTTCTTTAATCGTGTAGTTTATTTGAAAACAGATTGATAGTTGTTTTGTAATaggaaaaatacaaacaataatCGTATCTGGTTGGTTTGAAGTATTTGAACGAAGCAGACAGTTCAATTCAGATAGAAATAAACAGCTTGAGAAAATTAGTACCACAACAATTATATGCATAGTTTTAAGCCCGTTCGCGACCACAACAATCAGGCATTTACAACTAAAAAGATAAAACGCAAATAAAGTAACCCACGGCAATTTTaactcttgaaaaaaattaactcagCTTTTAAACGCCATTATCACTACTAGAGAAGCCTAAATGTAACAGTTATTCTCGATCTTTAATAAGAAATGGAAATGACCTCgatcaagagaaaacaaagataaatatttTCTCTTGCCTCGATCCAGTTGCGATAACCATTAATTGGAGGAAGAGCACTTCGTCCAAGTCCTTTACGAACCAAGACCAACTTCTAAAAATCACGGCGAAACGTCGAACATGGCAAAATATTTAAGGTCAAAGCAATTCTGCGTTTATGTGAATAATGACTACAGCTTTTGGCCCGTTAACATTAATATTACAAATCTAAAACTCATTTATATGTACACTACGAGCGAACCAAGTACATGGTTCCAGAAATCCTTGCGTCTAGCTAATGAAATGAGAATTCTAAACATTACAAAGGTGGTCACAATCCACTTGAAGAttgaaagaacaagaaaaacaatataTTGTACATTTCATGATGAAATAAACATACAACTCGCGATCGTGAACAACGTCCGTAACTTAACCGAGGCAAACGTATGTTCCTCTCTTGGAGAGCACACTTGAGAAGAAATAGCCCAAAATTACAGTTACAAAAATATTTAGTTCATTCTGTTTGACAATGAAAGTTCAATTCAGACGGATGTTTCGGAATTTAATCGAAGTACAAACTTGTTGCTTTCAAAATCAAACTCGTCCTCTGAAATGTCAAAATACGGGAGTCTGCGAACAGTAACAATTAAAGAAAGATCGTCGCCTTTCAGTTGGAAAACTGTTGACGACGATAACGTTTTTGTGACTTGTTCCTCGCAAACTAAACTCCAACTCTGGGTGCGACGTTTTGTTGTAAACTCAACACACGGTTGTTCGTTTATGTAACGCTCTAAGAACGCCTTGGGTGTCATATCAAAAGTCAGGCAATGCGCAAGGTGTTTGATAATGCCATCCATTGTGTAACGATGGTGAAGTCGAACAGTTCTGAGATATTTCTGAAGAGGTCTTGCAAATGAAGGAAACAGTGATTGTGCTGTTTCTTCGGGATCCATTGGAACACAAGGACCGCGTTCCAACTGCACTCTTTTGATGTGTCCGAACGCCTCTTCGCATGCACTGAACAAGCGCGCTTTCCTCCGCTTTATTTTGCGTTCAAATTCTGCTTCTTCATAGAAACGATCGTTTCTCGCCGGATCGCGTCTACGAGTGGAAGCCGCGGTTAAGATGGCCCGAGCGCGAGGATTTACTTTGTCGTTCTGTTTGCCATCGATGTCGTAAAACTTCAGActtgaaaactgtttgttcgaCGACCTTGCCGGAGTTTGCATGAGAAACGGATTATACTCCGGAAAATCCTTGTAATATTGCTCTAACACAAACACTGCTGTTCGTTGGATCGAGAGCGGGCCGATGTTATAGAATTTACTTTCACCGTCCGTGCTGCGAATGACTTTCAATGTAAACAAAGGGTCGTTTTGCCGAATCCAAAGCACAACGAGCGAAGTGTAATGCATAAATAGCAACGTATCCGTTAGATTCACGGCAAAATGAAGAATGTCTGAAAATCGGGGGGTCTGTTTAGAAACGATTCTCAAGCCATAGAAGAGCCAGAAGCATACGATAACAACAAACACGAGGAACATCAAGCCGACTCGAAGGACAAATATACGAGGCATTGAAGCTCGAGATTTCCGAAAATACAAAGCCCATATTGCAACAATTAAAAGAAGCTCTTTCACGGCGAAGCTGATGAAAACACCGTCGCAATCGTAGCCACAGGGTTGAGGTTTCCATGTAACAAGAGGAAATATAACGAAAAGAATGGGCGAAACTACCGCACATATGCTCAAAATCGCTGCTGGAACTAACTTAACATGGCGAACAAAGGTACACGAGAGTGAACGTTTCTCTTTCCCAACGTCGCTCAAAGAAGTTTCACTGAGGGTTACAATTGAGGTTGCTGTTTCTGTGATCGATGTGGCTGTTTCTCCCCAGTTATCGTCCTGTGGAATTACCTGAACTTGTATAATCCCTTCATCTAAGATTTCTTGACTTCCAGCATCGTCTGTCAGTCGCTCCCTCTCCCTCTTGTCTTTTTGATCACGTTCTCTGTCCTTATGCCCGCGGTCAGACCTGTGGCTTGGCATGGTTAGATTTCAGAGAAATCGCAGCACTTCAAGATCACTTCTACATTAAAAACGATTTCGACTTTGCGCCGAAGTGTTACACTGCTCAAAATACGTCTTAGAACGAAATGGCGCTCTGAACTCCGGCAGAATTCAATTTGCACGTTCAGTGATACGTTTGATCTATCACTTTCAAGTCGATTTCCTTAAGAGCGACTCCCTTGGGAGATCACGATTGGTCCAAATTAATTTATTAACATTctttgcaaattattccccttgTTAATAATCCTATTGACATACTCACAGTTGAATTATTATATTCTGGGGAAATGAACCTCGAAATTTTATTCCGgttttcagagttaaaatatTCGACAGAACAGCACTGGTGCGAATTCCAAAAGATTTCAAATGGGCCATTTTTGAATGGTATTTGTATTAATATTTTACAAATTTTCTTGTAACAAACCGCAAAATCGTAGCGTGACTTTTCACAATTGAAATTCGATCACTCGATAAAACGATtattcaaaaacaaaacatgtgcAATAAAGGAAGTTGTTGTGTTTGCGAATTAAGTCTTTCAGACTTCTCTTGcttcattattgttattaaaaaaaGTGTAAACAGATAAAAACTCCAAGTCAATTGCAGCCCACCGGAAAAAACCTTCGCTGTGGAATTTTGGGAGGACATACGAAATAATTTGAAGAATGCAGTTCTGTTTTTACACAAAACCTATTAATTTAATGAAGTCTGTACAGTCAAGATTCATATGACAATCACGATGCAAGCGATGGACAACATGGCATGCATAACAACATCTGACATTTCGCGCGCGATCTGGCCTGCGCGCAGATTCTCCGTCTCGAATGGCGCGGGATCATTATCCTGAGGATTGGGATACTGAACGCGCGCCATTCGAAAACGGAGAGCCATGTAGgcttttcagctgagcgcgcgtaagccacacacgcaattttaaagctcatgattcaaaatgggtcaccgaaaataaacaaataatggTGACCAGGAGCTCTAATGGCTGCTGATGGGCCTTatacggcggccatattgtttgggaacgagtttcgatggggaaaaaaaaagttttcaatcctcGTGActtaacatggccgccgtgtgattaaAGCCTATGGGCTCTCGTACTTGTAGTCACTTAAAGAGGCTTTCTTCACACAAATAAGGATAATGTTTTTAGATATAcggttagggtaatcatatcaagactaaatttggccagggtattaagtacccatgatagatttctcacatcacattccCTTCCAAAATGCCATTACCATTGCAACGATATAAGgctttctttgagccttaaatgtcattttggaaaaaaaaaaacaaaacggtgaaatcttcccatgcAGAGTTGCCCGACAATGTTAGAAATATttgctaaaatatttaaaataaaaaaaatccgtaggccagtttcaaagaaaaatcagtttttctttttgtctccattttttttttcaccctcagaatttgcttaaatttttaagaaataaatttcaagttaaagttaacatgcaaaaaatgaaaacgatCAACCGTCCGGAAGCAAGTGAAGTCGCTTTTGTCAGCGTCAGCTGTTTCAACCAAGAAAAATTTAACTTTTCACAGGGAAATTTTTGTGTTTCCTCCTAATTTCAGTTTTACAATTGTGTGGTTTACATTCCTGCTTCAATAAAAACTTCGGTGGCACCTAATGTATCCAAACGGACTTACAGACCTTATTCGTAAAGgacggtcaatttataattcttttgtccaagtgcaaatccctgggggaggggggtggggggtgggtaCTTGGGTCAATTTTAGCTGGGTATGTACCACTTGCCTCTCAGAACCCCTACCTCCTTTACAGTCAGTTTCATGGCCAATTACTGACCCCATCTTAGACACTTTcgggtaaatgtaattttagcgaccccaacttagtcacttcctgtttatgcataaaccttacatatagccttttaattgtaatttcagaACGGAATAAAATGAGACTAGAAAATATTAAATCAATAGCGccacagttctttttttttttaacaactgtTTTTTCCGCGAAtctttccattttaaaatcccactagccagaatttttTTACTCCCACAATCtcgacaatttgcgaccccaGTCTAGTAagtctgttgaaaatgcaaccccaaatgtaggggatgaagttcccggtgttgtggctgtcttttgtgagtatatgggtgggtgggtatagcaggtccacatcagctgaatagctgccaaaacttcaacctgcttaaacaaataaataacaaacaaacaaaccccaTTACCCTCCTAAAATgagacttggtaggctaatCTGCGCAttagcaaaagaataataaaaggTGACAATTATGAAAAAGGTCTAGAGTGATATTACTTGACCCGCGAAACAGAGAATAATAGTTATTgtgatgaaatgaatcatatgaactgcggatatgaaatcaaataaagctatgatctgcgcagttatgaacgcaatttttacaattgcgtagagaagcccgaggcttctctacgcaattgtaaaaattgcgttcataactgcgaagatcatagcttcatttgaatAGTTATTGTGTAACACTACGTCCTAATTAGAcctattgtttttctgttactcagACTATTTAGATCTAAAACGGTAGAGCAGTAAAGagaaatgtaaaatgaagaatTCCACTTAATAAAAAGTATTACAATAACTGTCGTATAATTTATCTCTTCAGTTGTGTCATTATTGtgtgttctgtttttgtgtCAGTTTTTTCATCCTCGATCTTAATTTCACCATGTGATATGGGCTTTTACGCACATATAGCGTGTAATATTCCACTATATATTTCACgggtcaagtaaaatcactctatTGTCTCCCGCAAGAGATGATACCAAATCAAAGGAAGGTATTTCTGACCACGTGGCGTCTGGGGTATTTTGCAGAACGCCGAATGGTTAGCGTATATGGATCTATGCAACTATTTCTAAATTGGTTAGCTTTCAGTTATTGTCGCGTATATGTACAATTATCACCGTCAAACATCGATTTTATAATTATTTCTGGTCAACCGCTGATGGTTTTAATATGGGCATTCGTACGTTCCTTTCTTCAGTAAGTGGTCTCGTATCTGGTGGTATTGCATGCAGTTTCTGGATCGTTCTGTTAGTGAAGCATTCCGGCATTGTAATTAAATGATATTTGGTTCAAAAATAAAGTGGCATCTCTCtaatcatagttaatgcatggagatggttatgaaactggtcaatttcctttgtttcatgtttttgtccgtatttttggccttgacactgcacaaaacacaccttttttcgagaagacaaccaatcaaatccttcgattaattaaattatgcgcaactaatttgcgaacccgtgcgaagaaaaaacaaaaggtcgTGCAGGCTCACGGTCTATTCAATATCGATTgaaacaacattgttctcgcttttgaaagtaataaggtttcataaccagtccctcgattaactatgctcTAATCGAGAAGACATTTGAGTCATTCCTATCGACCTCACGTCGTCGCCGGTCTCCCTGTCGGGCGCGACGGTCTGCCTCAGGAGGGGaggtgggggtgggggagggtggctcttaactacagaaagacaatggtttctaaggaagctttttagtcaaggGCCCTacaaaaggttgcatggatggttatTTCAAGTAGTAGACGTTTTTCAATGgcaatctgacatcacttcaaccAAAAGGGGTATGCgaaactagtcccagtcctctgccgtgcgtttTCAGTGAATAGAGGTTAAACATGACGTTTCCGCCAAACGTCGGAatgaaattagggttttgccaaaaatgtaagaaccctgcttgatatCAGTTCATTTTTGTCCTGTttagctccagatatcaagcaacttctcaaaggaacgagacaagttaaaattagAGAATGCCTAACCTCTCTATTAACATGTAAAAATTCTCAGGAAACGAAAAGGATTAGGCGGTTTTTTCACCAGATGGGAACCGTCCCACCATTTTTCGTAAATTGTAgcttggaatttctatttggacaaaaaaatagaattttttttggaactgatattttgaaaagtgtatcaaaggatGGTCTTGTGACGTCATACTTTTTGTTAAAATCTATGCCACAGATTTGTGTTAGAAcgttctcatactgttgcgttaaaaatctgCGAAAAACATAGTTCACTTGCTCAGTTTTTTgggattttctgttttggtcacgtgattcacaaaatatggttgtgagtcgaactacacaaagaaatgttaaatagaacacacttgtcaaaaaaggataactttAGATTTAAAAGGtctcgagaaatgactatttcaAGGGGTCCATGGCAACGGTAGGGTATTTACGAATTTGCTGCAGCGCACAGGGCCATATGGAAAAACCATTGTCTCAGAGGAGAGCTGTGCAAGGGCCCTACTATATGCAACTGTCTTTTCGGACCCACAGAGGCCTTTTAATCTACACAGTTGTACGCCTTGTGGCAAGGGCAAGTGATTTCCTTCCACttctttccatatttttttatcTTATCAAGTGGTAACTACATAAAATCAAATCACCAAAAATTAGCAAACTGATTCTACTTTTAGAATTTAATTGTGAAACAATTTCTAAAAACCTCCAtcaaagttta is a window of Montipora capricornis isolate CH-2021 chromosome 13, ASM3666992v2, whole genome shotgun sequence DNA encoding:
- the LOC138030079 gene encoding vang-like protein 2-B — protein: MPSHRSDRGHKDRERDQKDKRERERLTDDAGSQEILDEGIIQVQVIPQDDNWGETATSITETATSIVTLSETSLSDVGKEKRSLSCTFVRHVKLVPAAILSICAVVSPILFVIFPLVTWKPQPCGYDCDGVFISFAVKELLLIVAIWALYFRKSRASMPRIFVLRVGLMFLVFVVIVCFWLFYGLRIVSKQTPRFSDILHFAVNLTDTLLFMHYTSLVVLWIRQNDPLFTLKVIRSTDGESKFYNIGPLSIQRTAVFVLEQYYKDFPEYNPFLMQTPARSSNKQFSSLKFYDIDGKQNDKVNPRARAILTAASTRRRDPARNDRFYEEAEFERKIKRRKARLFSACEEAFGHIKRVQLERGPCVPMDPEETAQSLFPSFARPLQKYLRTVRLHHRYTMDGIIKHLAHCLTFDMTPKAFLERYINEQPCVEFTTKRRTQSWSLVCEEQVTKTLSSSTVFQLKGDDLSLIVTVRRLPYFDISEDEFDFESNKFVLRLNSETSV